From one Candidatus Neomarinimicrobiota bacterium genomic stretch:
- a CDS encoding four helix bundle protein: MMATFRSIEEIDAWQKARELAKAIYAVTRKGTFSKDFGLRDQIQRASVSVMSNVAEGYERDGTKEFIQFLSIAKGSAGEVKSHLYVARDQGYLNKDEFVALAELTDETRRLIAGFISYLKQSSIKGAKF, translated from the coding sequence ATGATGGCGACTTTTCGGAGCATAGAAGAGATTGATGCCTGGCAGAAGGCTCGTGAATTAGCGAAAGCGATCTACGCTGTGACGAGGAAAGGGACTTTTTCGAAGGATTTTGGCTTGCGCGATCAGATTCAACGGGCTAGTGTATCGGTTATGTCGAATGTAGCTGAGGGATATGAGCGGGATGGCACGAAAGAATTCATTCAGTTTCTGTCGATTGCCAAAGGCTCGGCCGGGGAAGTGAAGTCACACTTGTACGTTGCCAGGGATCAGGGATATTTGAATAAGGATGAATTCGTTGCGCTGGCAGAACTCACGGATGAAACCCGTCGGCTTATTGCCGGATTTATCTCCTACTTGAAACAATCCAGCATCAAAGGGGCCAAGTTTTAA